In one Neobacillus sp. WH10 genomic region, the following are encoded:
- a CDS encoding DUF421 domain-containing protein yields the protein MEEVVYTILRTVVSILILMTCFLWFGKQINSHINLYNFAFSITLGSFIANMGFDLKLKFLPMLTAFLTLILLFFSFSLISSNNRIFRKWLSGRPTVIIDKGKILDCNMKKIRYTLDDLNQQLRELGIFDIIEVEFAILEVSGKLSVMKKTKYQNTTKQDFNPTIKNNDVTIPKELIMNGKMIEKNFNADYSNNWIINQLNQRNLELNDVQYAVISSTGTLFIDIYHDKLTSAIDLE from the coding sequence TTTAATCTTAATGACTTGTTTTTTATGGTTTGGAAAACAAATCAACTCACATATTAACCTTTATAATTTTGCATTTTCAATTACCTTAGGTTCTTTTATTGCCAACATGGGATTTGATCTAAAATTAAAATTTTTACCTATGCTCACTGCTTTTTTAACACTAATTCTGCTCTTTTTTTCATTTTCTCTTATTTCTTCCAATAATAGGATATTCCGAAAATGGTTATCGGGTAGGCCAACTGTTATCATTGATAAGGGAAAAATCCTCGATTGTAACATGAAAAAAATTAGGTATACCCTTGATGATTTAAATCAACAGCTAAGAGAATTGGGAATATTCGATATAATTGAAGTGGAGTTTGCCATATTGGAAGTGAGCGGAAAGTTATCTGTAATGAAGAAGACAAAATATCAAAATACGACGAAACAAGATTTTAATCCTACTATAAAAAATAATGATGTAACCATTCCGAAAGAGCTCATCATGAATGGAAAAATGATCGAAAAGAATTTTAATGCTGATTATTCCAATAATTGGATCATTAACCAATTAAATCAAAGAAACCTAGAGCTTAATGATGTTCAATATGCCGTCATTTCCTCTACAGGTACTTTATTTATTGATATATATCATGATAAATTAACCTCGGCTATCGATCTTGAATAG
- a CDS encoding cell wall hydrolase: MKKLIAILTVLATLLFASPTFAYTVKSGDTMTKIAKENNLTLQELSRLNPQIENLDLIFVGQTVHTNNPEPEPAKPEIIVGYSEYEIDLLARLVRAEAESEPYQGKIAVACVVLNRVDSPSFPNTIKEVIYEKGQFQPVQNGQVNKPADEDSIKAVHAAIKENRNFAAGSLFFYNPAIATSRWLDSRETTVVIGNHVFKQ; the protein is encoded by the coding sequence ATGAAAAAACTAATTGCCATATTAACAGTACTAGCAACACTCTTATTTGCATCCCCAACTTTTGCTTATACCGTTAAAAGTGGGGACACGATGACAAAGATTGCCAAAGAAAACAATCTAACTTTACAAGAATTATCAAGGCTTAACCCGCAAATTGAAAATCTTGATTTGATCTTTGTTGGTCAAACTGTTCATACAAATAATCCTGAACCGGAACCGGCAAAACCAGAAATAATTGTAGGATACTCTGAGTACGAAATAGACCTGCTGGCCAGATTGGTTCGCGCTGAAGCTGAGAGTGAACCTTATCAAGGAAAAATTGCAGTGGCCTGTGTAGTCTTAAATAGAGTAGATAGCCCATCCTTCCCTAATACGATAAAAGAGGTCATTTATGAAAAGGGGCAATTTCAGCCGGTTCAGAATGGTCAAGTTAATAAACCTGCTGATGAGGATTCTATTAAAGCCGTACACGCAGCAATAAAAGAAAACCGAAATTTTGCAGCAGGGTCGTTATTCTTCTATAATCCAGCCATTGCTACTAGTCGTTGGCTCGATTCCAGAGAAACAACTGTCGTCATTGGTAATCATGTTTTTAAACAATAG
- a CDS encoding acyl-CoA dehydrogenase family protein yields MSHWMFTEEHEMFRKSVRAFMEKEVVPNIEKWEREGETPRSLYKRMGELGYLGIKFPEEYGGSGLDLIMEAVFTEELAKCGAGGVAAAIGSHTSIAMTNIWKYGSHEQKQKYLVPGIKGELIAALAITESSGGSDVSAIKTTAKRAGDYYILTGSKTFITNGVNADYVIVAARTREDPVHRNVSLFIVETNSEGYSVGKKLKKLGWRSSDTSEIFFDNVKVPSENIIGNENEGFLYVMENFQYERLTMALGCIGAAEKALELAIKYSKERIQFKQPLSEFQVIRHKLVDMAVDIEKARNITYRAIYLYNKGENCVTEATMAKVYATEMVNRVADQALQIHGGNGYMMEYPIQRIWRDARIQTIGGGTTQIMYEILTKRLGILS; encoded by the coding sequence ATGTCACATTGGATGTTTACTGAAGAACATGAAATGTTTCGTAAAAGTGTCAGAGCTTTTATGGAAAAAGAAGTGGTTCCAAATATCGAGAAGTGGGAAAGAGAGGGGGAAACACCAAGAAGTTTGTATAAAAGAATGGGCGAACTAGGATACCTAGGCATCAAGTTTCCCGAAGAGTATGGCGGAAGCGGGCTGGATTTAATAATGGAAGCCGTGTTCACAGAAGAGTTGGCAAAATGTGGTGCAGGTGGAGTTGCAGCAGCAATTGGATCCCATACGTCGATTGCAATGACGAATATTTGGAAATATGGAAGCCATGAGCAAAAACAAAAATACTTAGTTCCAGGAATTAAAGGTGAATTAATTGCAGCACTGGCCATAACAGAATCTAGTGGTGGATCGGATGTATCTGCAATTAAAACAACAGCCAAAAGAGCTGGCGATTATTACATCTTAACAGGATCCAAAACGTTCATCACAAATGGAGTCAATGCTGATTATGTGATTGTTGCAGCAAGGACGAGGGAGGATCCTGTCCATCGAAATGTGAGTTTATTTATTGTTGAAACGAATTCAGAAGGATATTCCGTTGGGAAAAAGTTGAAAAAATTAGGGTGGCGTTCATCTGATACTAGCGAAATTTTCTTTGATAATGTGAAAGTTCCAAGTGAAAACATAATTGGAAATGAAAATGAGGGTTTTCTTTATGTAATGGAAAATTTTCAATATGAAAGATTGACGATGGCTTTGGGCTGTATCGGTGCAGCAGAGAAAGCCTTGGAGCTGGCCATTAAATACAGTAAGGAAAGGATTCAGTTCAAACAGCCGTTATCTGAGTTCCAAGTGATTCGCCATAAACTAGTGGACATGGCAGTCGATATTGAAAAAGCGAGGAACATCACTTATCGTGCAATTTACTTATACAACAAAGGTGAAAACTGTGTGACGGAGGCAACAATGGCAAAAGTGTATGCAACGGAAATGGTTAATCGAGTGGCCGACCAGGCATTGCAAATACATGGAGGGAATGGCTACATGATGGAATACCCGATCCAGCGGATATGGCGTGATGCCCGTATCCAAACAATTGGAGGCGGAACAACACAAATCATGTATGAAATTTTGACAAAACGTTTGGGAATCCTCTCATAA
- a CDS encoding enoyl-CoA hydratase-related protein: MEPPVLYKKVGNKAYITFNRPHAMNAMTPEGFEMVGSYFLEAQHDSDIRVIILTGTGEKAFCSGADLKETIPLIIEGKLDPEKTESAVLKNVPVWKPIIAAVNGFCLAGGMEILEATDIRIATEDARFGLPEPKWSIMAAAGSLVRLVRQIPYCRAMEILLTGEQLTAQEAKEIGLINKIVTKGTLMEEVERVADIICNNGPIAVQSTKKAVLRLLNLPMDLAFREEWRYSEGAFKSEDSREGIRAFIEKRSPNFIGK; the protein is encoded by the coding sequence ATGGAACCACCTGTTTTATATAAGAAAGTTGGAAATAAAGCGTATATTACTTTTAATCGTCCACATGCAATGAATGCGATGACACCAGAAGGTTTTGAAATGGTTGGCAGTTATTTTCTTGAGGCACAGCATGACAGTGATATCCGTGTTATCATCCTGACAGGTACAGGAGAAAAAGCATTCTGTTCGGGTGCGGATTTGAAAGAAACTATTCCATTAATAATTGAAGGAAAACTTGATCCAGAAAAAACAGAATCTGCGGTACTAAAAAATGTTCCTGTTTGGAAACCAATTATTGCAGCGGTTAATGGTTTTTGCCTCGCAGGTGGGATGGAAATATTGGAGGCAACCGATATTCGGATTGCTACCGAGGATGCACGATTCGGACTACCTGAACCTAAATGGTCAATTATGGCAGCAGCTGGATCGCTTGTTAGGCTAGTAAGGCAAATTCCGTATTGCCGAGCAATGGAGATATTACTTACAGGAGAACAACTAACAGCCCAAGAGGCAAAAGAAATTGGTCTGATTAATAAAATTGTAACAAAGGGCACATTGATGGAGGAAGTAGAAAGAGTTGCAGACATTATTTGCAATAATGGTCCAATAGCTGTCCAAAGTACAAAAAAAGCCGTTCTTCGTTTACTGAATTTGCCTATGGACCTTGCATTTCGTGAAGAGTGGAGATATTCAGAAGGTGCATTTAAGAGCGAGGATTCGCGTGAAGGCATCCGTGCTTTTATTGAAAAGCGTTCACCAAACTTTATTGGGAAATAG
- the menE gene encoding o-succinylbenzoate--CoA ligase, producing MVKGIGNWIVKHSKSRPDSMAIVYNEKRYTYSELNERVNCFANALLSLGVRKGDRVNALLFNTNEMLESLFACAKIGAIFVPINFRLSVDEVNYIVNDSRGYHFIYDGRMKPLVDQLRTQNSSLLEYIHVGSDPHEEDSVYEDLIADAANEEPEFDIRLDDIHMMMYTSGTTGRPKGALLSHGNTQWNAINFINSIAFDYSDSTLSVAPMFHIGGMSVITTPLLYVGGTIFLEDQFVPNRVMQKIHDERITSIFLVPAMWQALTTVENFGAYDISSLRLAVSGGAPCPITVIEFFQKRDIPFYEGFGLTETAPFVCILDKENTVRKNGSVGKAPIHTNVRIVDPNDRDVPHGEVGELIVNGPNVMVGYWNKPEETKEAIKNDWFYTGDLAKFDEEGFIYIVDRKKDMIITGGENVYPIEIEQFLFRHPKIKEAAVVGYPDEKWGESIKAIIALKDSSQPMSALDVETFLNGKIAKFKIPKKIEIVDALPRNATGKILKTVLRQKA from the coding sequence ATGGTTAAGGGAATTGGAAACTGGATTGTAAAGCATAGTAAGTCACGCCCAGACAGTATGGCAATTGTTTACAATGAAAAAAGATATACTTATTCAGAATTAAATGAAAGGGTAAATTGTTTTGCCAATGCACTCCTTTCTTTGGGGGTAAGAAAAGGTGACCGGGTCAACGCGCTTTTATTCAATACAAATGAGATGCTTGAGTCATTGTTTGCTTGTGCAAAAATTGGCGCTATTTTTGTTCCTATCAACTTCCGATTGAGTGTCGATGAAGTCAACTATATTGTAAATGATTCTAGGGGCTACCATTTTATATATGATGGCAGGATGAAACCATTGGTCGATCAATTGCGGACCCAAAATTCAAGTTTGCTAGAATACATCCACGTTGGCAGCGATCCTCATGAAGAGGATTCTGTCTACGAAGATTTAATTGCTGACGCTGCAAATGAAGAACCTGAATTTGATATCCGACTAGATGATATTCATATGATGATGTATACATCTGGTACAACTGGCAGACCGAAAGGCGCCTTGTTATCTCATGGGAATACGCAGTGGAATGCTATTAACTTCATCAATTCGATTGCATTTGATTACAGTGATAGTACCTTATCTGTTGCACCAATGTTCCATATCGGTGGAATGAGTGTCATAACAACACCATTACTTTATGTAGGTGGCACCATCTTTTTGGAAGACCAGTTTGTTCCAAATCGCGTGATGCAAAAAATCCATGATGAGAGAATCACCAGTATCTTCCTTGTTCCAGCTATGTGGCAAGCGTTAACAACCGTCGAAAATTTTGGAGCATACGATATTTCATCACTCAGATTGGCCGTTTCTGGAGGCGCACCATGTCCGATAACGGTGATTGAATTCTTTCAAAAACGTGATATTCCGTTTTATGAAGGCTTTGGCCTGACAGAAACAGCTCCATTTGTCTGTATCCTTGACAAAGAAAATACGGTTCGCAAAAATGGCTCAGTCGGAAAAGCGCCAATCCATACCAATGTCCGTATTGTTGACCCAAATGACCGAGATGTGCCACATGGAGAAGTTGGTGAACTAATTGTTAATGGTCCAAACGTGATGGTAGGATACTGGAATAAACCGGAAGAAACGAAGGAGGCCATTAAAAATGACTGGTTTTATACAGGTGACTTGGCGAAATTCGATGAAGAAGGCTTTATTTATATTGTCGACCGCAAGAAGGATATGATCATTACAGGCGGGGAGAACGTCTATCCTATTGAAATTGAGCAGTTTTTATTTCGTCATCCGAAAATAAAGGAGGCTGCTGTTGTTGGTTATCCAGATGAAAAATGGGGAGAATCGATTAAAGCAATCATTGCTTTAAAAGATAGTAGTCAGCCAATGTCCGCCTTAGATGTGGAAACCTTTTTAAATGGAAAAATTGCCAAGTTTAAAATCCCTAAGAAGATTGAAATTGTCGATGCTTTGCCGCGCAATGCAACCGGAAAAATTTTAAAAACGGTCTTAAGACAGAAAGCTTAA
- a CDS encoding MBL fold metallo-hydrolase, translating into MIQVFNKEDVMCLKGDIKSSGIILGTVYSFLVDGMLIDTGPQRLETNLIPYYEKLSFELVALTHSHEDHSGLAPWIQKYKNVPIFVHPNGISICAEPCPYPKYRQITWGVRSEFNALPLKEVIQSRSQEWKVIYTPGHADDHVALLDVERGRLFSGDLFVTKKTKVIMESESIPVIIDSIRRLLTYDFQALFCSHAGYIQNGKSMMKQKLDYLENLSGEVGHLYKEGHSIEEIDQKIFPKKYPIVAFSEGQWDSRHIVSSIVSGISNVI; encoded by the coding sequence ATGATACAAGTATTTAACAAAGAAGATGTAATGTGTTTAAAGGGGGATATTAAAAGTTCGGGAATTATATTAGGAACAGTTTATTCTTTTTTAGTTGATGGAATGTTAATTGATACAGGCCCACAGCGTCTGGAAACGAATCTCATTCCTTATTATGAGAAACTAAGCTTTGAGTTGGTAGCATTGACTCATAGCCATGAGGATCATTCTGGTTTAGCACCATGGATTCAGAAGTACAAAAATGTTCCAATCTTTGTACATCCAAATGGTATTAGTATTTGTGCCGAACCTTGTCCCTATCCAAAGTATCGCCAAATTACCTGGGGAGTGCGGTCAGAGTTTAATGCCTTGCCACTTAAAGAGGTGATTCAATCACGCAGTCAAGAATGGAAAGTCATCTATACACCAGGCCATGCTGATGATCATGTTGCTCTTCTTGATGTAGAAAGAGGCCGATTGTTTTCAGGTGATTTATTCGTAACTAAGAAAACGAAAGTCATTATGGAAAGTGAATCTATTCCCGTCATTATTGATTCCATTCGCAGGCTGCTTACCTATGATTTTCAAGCGCTGTTTTGCTCTCATGCTGGATACATCCAAAATGGAAAAAGCATGATGAAGCAAAAGTTAGATTATCTTGAGAATCTATCCGGTGAAGTGGGACATCTTTACAAGGAAGGGCACTCGATCGAGGAAATTGATCAAAAGATCTTTCCGAAAAAATACCCAATTGTGGCTTTTTCCGAAGGACAATGGGATTCAAGGCATATCGTTTCTTCCATCGTTTCTGGAATTAGCAATGTAATCTAA
- a CDS encoding PspA/IM30 family protein: MTNLFTRIKDIIIADLNETLHQKEKQNPIGKLNQYLRQCEQETAKVGKLIERQLQLKDEFAREYSLAMEVAEKRKYQAEIALKAGEEELCQFATAEHQQYSERAQRLNASLAQVSEQVSELERKHEEMKHKLKDMHLRRMELMGRENVTRAYLGMNQVLESDSYSPQSNSKFKDIENYLDRLEQKVNSSFYRSTIDAKLAQIEKEMTSQDSKSVNLIKE, encoded by the coding sequence ATGACAAACCTATTTACAAGAATAAAAGATATCATCATTGCTGATTTAAATGAAACTCTTCATCAAAAAGAAAAACAAAATCCGATTGGTAAGCTCAATCAATACCTCCGCCAATGTGAGCAGGAAACGGCAAAGGTTGGTAAATTAATTGAACGTCAATTACAATTAAAGGATGAATTCGCAAGAGAGTATAGCCTGGCAATGGAAGTAGCCGAAAAAAGAAAGTACCAAGCTGAAATTGCCTTAAAAGCAGGGGAAGAAGAGCTCTGCCAATTCGCAACAGCAGAGCATCAGCAATATTCAGAGCGTGCGCAGCGCCTAAACGCTTCACTAGCACAAGTATCCGAACAGGTAAGTGAATTAGAAAGAAAACATGAAGAAATGAAACATAAATTAAAGGATATGCATCTTCGTCGGATGGAATTAATGGGTCGAGAAAATGTAACACGAGCTTACCTCGGCATGAACCAAGTATTAGAATCTGATTCATACTCACCACAATCTAATTCAAAGTTTAAGGACATTGAAAACTATCTTGACCGATTAGAACAGAAGGTGAACAGTTCCTTCTACCGCAGCACAATTGATGCAAAATTAGCGCAGATAGAAAAGGAAATGACCAGTCAGGATAGCAAATCAGTAAACCTAATAAAAGAATAA
- a CDS encoding MaoC/PaaZ C-terminal domain-containing protein translates to MYDKYFENYEIGERWKSRGRTITETDIVMFSSLTGDFYPLHTDIEYAKNSFFKQRIAHGMLVLSFAVGLTKMDPDIVVANYGIDKLRFIHPVFINDTIHVELEVIDLMDKDNGTGVVTVKQAILKQTGEPCIIGISKALINKEKQ, encoded by the coding sequence ATGTACGATAAATATTTTGAGAATTATGAAATAGGCGAACGATGGAAGTCCAGAGGACGGACGATTACTGAGACAGATATCGTCATGTTTTCATCTCTTACTGGTGACTTTTACCCACTGCACACGGACATAGAATACGCAAAGAATTCTTTTTTTAAGCAAAGGATTGCCCATGGGATGTTGGTTCTTTCTTTTGCAGTAGGTCTAACGAAAATGGACCCGGATATCGTTGTAGCGAATTATGGAATTGATAAGCTTCGGTTTATTCATCCAGTATTCATTAACGATACCATCCATGTCGAGCTAGAAGTCATCGACCTTATGGATAAAGACAACGGAACAGGAGTTGTGACAGTAAAACAGGCTATCCTCAAGCAAACAGGTGAACCGTGCATCATTGGAATCTCAAAAGCATTAATAAACAAAGAAAAACAGTAA
- a CDS encoding flagellar basal body rod protein, whose protein sequence is MKKFGLLLAGGLAAIILVETIGPMVGLLISLAILYFIFKQFLKTESTGRKIGLIIIGLMVLSATIFQIPALIGVGAAYVLYLVYKNWNKNKEAAPKNEKDPFVSFEKQWNELTK, encoded by the coding sequence ATGAAAAAATTTGGTTTACTTTTAGCTGGGGGCCTTGCAGCAATCATCTTAGTCGAAACGATTGGCCCCATGGTTGGATTACTTATTAGTCTGGCGATTCTATATTTCATTTTTAAACAGTTTTTAAAGACGGAATCAACAGGTAGGAAAATAGGGTTAATTATCATCGGCTTAATGGTACTTTCAGCAACGATCTTCCAAATACCAGCTCTTATTGGAGTGGGTGCTGCTTATGTACTCTATCTCGTTTATAAAAATTGGAACAAAAACAAAGAGGCTGCTCCGAAAAATGAAAAGGATCCGTTTGTAAGTTTTGAAAAACAATGGAATGAACTAACAAAATAA
- a CDS encoding acyl-CoA carboxylase subunit beta: MYVLEREQKLLAVRERIYQGGPDHEKIKKLGKLFVRDRLKLYFDDEQPYYETGLFANANKEKLPADGVVTGTGKIDNRLTFFMASDYTVKAGSIGKYHGEKILRIQEAAIRGRRPIVYLIDSSGGRIDEAVGYHVEKYSAGKIWYNHSMLSGRVPQIAVLYGPCFAGTAYMPVFSDFVIMVDKISGMAIASPRMVQMATGQKVDIEELGGATMHTSKSGSADFIAKSEEEAAEIVKKLLAYLPDHFEAKAPSFPVVEPSRNPQEIDHIIPMEPNRAYDVRKLIEAIVDGNSFLEVKADYAKELVTGFARLNGKTVGIVANQPMQKGGAIFPESADKGAKFVWTCDAYNIPLLYLCDTPGFMVGTKVEQEGILRKGRNFIYASSTANVPKMCVIVRKAYGAGIYAMAGPAYEPDTTIALPSAEIAIMGPEAAVNAVYYNKIKAVTDPQERAALVQELREEYRAGYDIVKLSGELVVDDLVIPSELRKELIRRYETFENKDFPLPAKKHSTILS, translated from the coding sequence GTGTATGTATTGGAACGGGAACAAAAATTGCTCGCAGTAAGAGAACGAATTTATCAGGGTGGACCTGATCATGAAAAAATCAAGAAATTGGGGAAATTATTTGTTCGTGATCGATTGAAACTTTATTTTGATGATGAACAGCCCTATTACGAAACTGGATTATTTGCAAATGCTAATAAAGAAAAACTGCCAGCAGACGGAGTAGTAACTGGAACGGGAAAAATAGATAATCGCTTAACTTTTTTTATGGCGAGTGATTATACGGTCAAGGCAGGATCAATTGGTAAATACCATGGCGAAAAAATATTAAGAATTCAAGAGGCAGCAATCCGCGGGCGCCGTCCGATTGTATACTTAATTGATTCTTCTGGCGGTCGTATTGATGAAGCCGTCGGCTACCATGTAGAGAAATACTCAGCAGGTAAAATTTGGTACAATCACAGTATGCTTTCAGGTCGTGTTCCGCAAATCGCTGTCCTTTATGGACCATGTTTTGCAGGAACGGCCTATATGCCTGTATTTTCTGATTTTGTGATTATGGTGGACAAAATTTCAGGAATGGCGATTGCATCACCGAGAATGGTCCAAATGGCAACAGGGCAAAAAGTTGATATTGAAGAGCTCGGTGGTGCGACCATGCATACATCGAAGAGCGGATCGGCTGATTTTATTGCTAAATCAGAGGAGGAAGCTGCCGAAATTGTAAAAAAACTGCTTGCCTATCTACCTGATCATTTTGAGGCAAAAGCGCCTAGTTTTCCTGTAGTAGAACCAAGCCGAAATCCGCAAGAAATAGACCACATTATTCCGATGGAGCCTAACCGAGCCTATGATGTTCGTAAATTAATTGAAGCAATTGTCGATGGTAATAGTTTCTTAGAGGTGAAAGCAGATTATGCCAAAGAACTAGTTACAGGTTTTGCAAGATTGAATGGAAAGACAGTCGGAATCGTCGCTAACCAACCGATGCAAAAAGGTGGAGCAATTTTCCCTGAATCGGCGGATAAAGGGGCAAAATTTGTTTGGACATGTGATGCCTACAATATTCCACTTCTTTATTTATGTGACACTCCTGGCTTTATGGTCGGAACGAAGGTGGAGCAGGAGGGAATCTTAAGAAAAGGGCGGAATTTCATTTATGCTAGTTCCACGGCAAATGTTCCGAAAATGTGTGTTATTGTTCGAAAAGCATATGGAGCAGGTATTTATGCGATGGCGGGCCCAGCGTATGAACCAGATACAACGATTGCACTGCCGTCTGCTGAAATCGCAATAATGGGACCAGAAGCTGCAGTCAATGCAGTTTATTATAATAAAATCAAGGCGGTAACTGATCCACAAGAAAGAGCCGCACTTGTACAAGAACTAAGAGAAGAATACAGGGCAGGATATGACATTGTTAAGTTGTCAGGGGAGCTTGTTGTTGATGATCTTGTTATTCCAAGTGAATTACGAAAAGAACTAATCAGGAGATACGAGACTTTTGAAAATAAAGACTTTCCACTTCCAGCAAAGAAACACTCCACCATTTTAAGCTAG
- a CDS encoding amidohydrolase family protein, which produces MMTYMIRGKKMVTVSKLGTIDQGAMIIDNGKIIAVGHWESLKEKFPTINVIDCSESVITPALIDCHTHLLEFAPSSLYPVTPETHFWAGRSILFHALSCGITALGEQICGHPLCDFSIEDYRNAVKQLPIDVSFAATSISIGFEKLAHFTSVTQSNAVEQKDLIDASLVTKIAEASDYPGENIFINATPANFTEKEVPRAGEIIYSLDKLKQIVDIYHQFGKQIGCHVAGEEGIDLALKAGIDVLHHAHGISADQLDIAAQQGVKIVATPMGGTHLPPNSPEEILRFVDKKIPVSISTDSYLPPYKSVSWLPFQDQTLKGPEVLMLIAHSSMHLLQHQGIEENEILALLTANPATILGKNHVFGRLEPGLEANFLVAEGIPGLEITEINQIKKVFYRGIKVIDRG; this is translated from the coding sequence ATGATGACATACATGATACGCGGAAAGAAAATGGTGACAGTGAGTAAACTTGGTACTATTGATCAAGGAGCCATGATAATTGATAATGGAAAAATTATTGCAGTTGGACACTGGGAGAGTTTAAAGGAAAAATTCCCGACAATAAATGTAATTGATTGCTCTGAATCTGTCATTACCCCTGCTTTAATTGATTGTCATACCCATTTACTGGAGTTTGCCCCAAGTTCACTCTACCCGGTGACACCCGAGACGCATTTTTGGGCAGGTAGATCCATCCTTTTCCATGCCTTATCATGTGGGATTACGGCACTGGGTGAACAGATCTGCGGCCATCCACTTTGTGATTTTTCAATAGAGGATTATCGAAATGCAGTGAAACAATTACCAATTGATGTTTCGTTCGCTGCGACAAGCATCTCCATCGGTTTTGAAAAATTAGCTCATTTTACCTCGGTGACACAGTCAAATGCGGTTGAACAAAAGGATTTAATCGATGCGTCTCTCGTAACAAAAATCGCTGAAGCAAGTGATTACCCCGGTGAAAACATCTTCATTAATGCAACACCCGCCAATTTCACTGAAAAGGAAGTTCCAAGAGCAGGAGAAATAATTTATTCATTAGATAAGTTAAAACAGATTGTCGATATCTATCACCAATTCGGAAAACAAATTGGCTGCCATGTCGCTGGTGAAGAAGGAATCGATTTAGCATTGAAGGCAGGGATTGATGTTCTGCACCATGCACATGGAATATCAGCTGATCAATTAGACATTGCAGCCCAACAAGGAGTCAAGATTGTAGCTACACCAATGGGAGGTACCCATCTTCCGCCAAATTCTCCTGAAGAAATTTTAAGGTTTGTAGATAAGAAAATTCCTGTATCTATATCAACAGATTCTTACCTTCCTCCATATAAGAGTGTATCTTGGCTGCCCTTCCAAGACCAAACCTTAAAAGGTCCAGAAGTCTTAATGCTCATTGCCCACTCCTCTATGCATCTTTTACAGCATCAAGGTATTGAAGAAAATGAGATTTTGGCATTGTTAACTGCTAACCCAGCTACTATTCTTGGAAAAAATCATGTGTTTGGACGGCTGGAACCTGGGTTGGAGGCAAATTTTTTAGTTGCTGAGGGAATACCCGGGTTAGAAATAACAGAGATTAATCAAATTAAAAAAGTATTTTATCGGGGAATAAAAGTGATTGATCGTGGATAG